A genomic segment from Malus domestica chromosome 05, GDT2T_hap1 encodes:
- the LOC103408863 gene encoding protein IQ-DOMAIN 9 produces the protein MGSGCWFKVCFGTKKSKDDSSKQLKVSSAHGKSNSIKLKKSTFANGKNLGLPIEDIAAIRIQTAFRAYVARKSLRSLKGIVRLQIMTQAYPVAKQTTTTLSYLHSWSKIQAEVKARRLCMVTEGRIKQKKIESQQKLEAKLHDIEAEWCGGSETMDEILARIYQREEAAVKRERAMAYAFSHQWRANCSQSQSLGNYELGKANWGWSWKERWIAARPWESRVQSPSPRKVQSKQTSPVGKNINSPTPKASVVVKPPSSNGKPTTKARRLSYSAVEEKSAATAESIKTEEKNTQK, from the exons ATGGGTTCCGGGTGTTGGTTTAAGGTATGTTTCGGCACAAAGAAATCAAAGGACGacagttcaaaacagttgaag GTATCTTCAGCTCATGGAAAATCAAACTCCATAAAATTGAAAAAGTCTACTTTTGCGAATGGTAAAAATCTTGGATTGCCAATTGAGGATATAGCTGCAATTCGGATTCAGACTGCTTTCCGTGCATATGTG GCTAGAAAATCTTTACGGAGTTTGAAAGGGATTGTAAGATTGCAAATAATGACCCAAGCTTATCCTGTTGCAAAACAAACTACAACTACATTGAGCTATCTTCATTCATGGAGCAAAATACAGGCTGAGGTTAAAGCCCGCCGACTCTGTATGGTAACAGAAGGACGGATCAAGCAGAAGAAAATAGAGAGTCAACAAAAACTTGAGGCAAAACTTCATGACATAGAG GCGGAGTGGTGTGGTGGTTCTGAAACAATGGATGAAATTCTTGCAAGGATATATCAAAGAGAAGAAGCAGCAGTTAAGCGTGAGCGGGCTATGGCATATGCATTTTCTCATCAG TGGAGGGCCAACTGTAGTCAAAGCCAAAGCTTGGGTAATTATGAACTCGGTAAAGCTAATTGGGGATGGAGCTGGAAGGAGCGCTGGATTGCTGCTCGCCCTTGGGAAAGCCGTGTGCAGTCACCTAGTCCAAGGAAAGTGCAGAGTAAGCAAACAAGCCCAGTTGGTAAGAACATAAATTCACCAACGCCAAAAGCTTCGGTTGTAGTTAAACCTCCTTCATCAAATGGGAagccaactacaaaggctcggAGATTGTCTTACTCAGCTGTCGAAGAAAAATCAGCGGCAACTGCTGAGAGCATtaaaactgaagaaaaaaacaCTCAGAAATGA
- the LOC103435096 gene encoding transcription factor TCP5-like, with product MLRQRESKNKEEQNEDYQHVHYLLPTSKSAFKQPPVDNARYEHIVKVHGGHIVRSLARKDRHSKVYTSKGPRDRRFRLSAHTAIQFYDVQDRLGYDRPGKAIDWLIKKSKAAIEALSKSEQPCQEYNDCTNTNVFGQQTEQEIGEQSMHQFWNHPESNGELETMSNVSPMNNVNNLKEPVFDPHQLSSLNYAEEALDSASSLSDSKFKEMGWFQSLVAWNYNASDGGEICPYNSSHVSLH from the coding sequence atgttacGACAAAGAGAATCAAAGAATAAGGAAGAACAGAATGAAGATTATCAGCATGTTCACTACTTGCTGCCTACTTCAAAATCGGCATTCAAGCAACCGCCGGTTGACAATGCGAGATATGAACATATTGTGAAAGTTCACGGAGGCCACATTGTCCGATCCCTGGCAAGAAAAGACCGGCACAGCAAGGTGTACACTTCGAAAGGTCCGAGAGACCGGAGGTTCCGGCTGTCAGCTCATACTGCTATACAGTTCTATGATGTCCAAGACCGCCTTGGCTACGACCGTCCGGGTAAGGCCATTGATTGGCTCATTAAGAAGTCCAAAGCAGCCATTGAAGCACTCTCTAAGTCTGAACAACCTTGCCAAGAGTACAATGATTGCACTAATACGAATGTTTTTGGTCAGCAGACTGAGCAAGAAATTGGAGAACAAAGTATGCATCAGTTTTGGAATCACCCGGAAAGCAATGGGGAACTGGAAACAATGAGCAATGTTAGTCCCATGAACAATGTCAACAATCTGAAAGAACCGGTTTTCGATCCTCACCAGTTAAGTTCATTGAACTATGCCGAAGAAGCCCTCGATTCTGCATCAAGTCTATCGGATTCCAAATTCAAGGAGATGGGATGGTTTCAAAGTTTGGTGGCTTGGAATTATAATGCAAGTGATGGAGGAGAAATCTGTCCTTACAATTCATCGCATGTATCTCTGCATTAG
- the LOC103434857 gene encoding nudix hydrolase 15, mitochondrial, protein MISILRRLSPPPPLLMEPPNSCGGSQRLIALAQQLRLYKPPPLPSSDDIEEQRIEETAGKVVSQVGFAESDTPVARDPEKFRPKRAAVLVCLFEGDAGDLRVILTKRSSKLSTHSGEVALPGGKTEEGDKDDGDTATREAKEEIGLDPKLVNVVTVLEPFLSKHLLRVVPVIGILNEKEAFKPDPNPAEVEAIFDAPLEMFLKDENRTSEEREWMGDKFLIHFFDYETKNKKYMIWGLTAGILIRAASIVYKRPPDFVEQNPRFKVPRVVDRNTTIP, encoded by the exons ATGATCTCAATCCTCAGAAGGCTATCACCACCGCCTCCGCTACTCATGGAGCCGCCAAATTCATGCGGAGGCTCACAGAGACTCATCGCCTTGGCCCAGCAGCTCCGCCTCTACAAGCCGCCGCCTTTGCCCTCCTCCGACGACATTGAGGAGCAGAGAATCGAGGAAACCGCCGGCAAGGTCGTGTCCCAGGTGGGGTTTGCTGAATCCGACACCCCAGTTGCGCGGGACCCAGAAAAGTTCAGACCCAAGAGAGCCGCCGTCTTGGTCTGCCTCTTTGAAGGGGACGCCGGCGATCTCCGCGTCATTCTCACTAAGCGGTCATCGAAGCTGTCCACTCACTCCG GTGAAGTTGCATTGCCGGGTGGGAAAACAGAGGAGGGGGATAAGGATGACGGGGACACGGCGACGAGGGAGGCGAAAGAAGAGATTGGTTTGGATCCTAAGCTTGTCAATGTTGTCACTGTTCTTGAACCATTCCtatcaaag CACCTACTAAGAGTTGTTCCGGTTATTGGCATACTTAACGAGAAGGAAGCATTCAAGCCTGATCCAAATCCTGCTGAAGTGGAAGCGATATTCGATGCTCCCCTGGAAATGTTCCTCAAG GATGAAAACCGGACGTCAGAGGAGAGAGAGTGGATGGGAGACAAGTTTCTGATCCATTTCTTCGACTACGAAACCAAGAACAAGAAGTACATGATCTGGGGTTTAACTGCTGGTATCTTGATTAGGGCCGCATCAATTGTATACAAACGGCCACCAGATTTTGTGGAGCAGAATCCCCGTTTTAAGGTTCCTAGAGTTGTAGATAGAAATACGACAATCCCGTAA
- the LOC103435095 gene encoding aspartyl protease family protein 2-like yields MGGRLNIPPEVFMVRPDGTGRTMIHSGAPFTILIRPAYDVLVAGLEAAFSVMGEATVRRIPSDFKPLEPCHEVANRQAFTGFPWITFHFDNNADLNLDALNAFYMVKNEAGNIEFCFAMIPDDNPHGMTSIGAFQQTNHRFIYDTKGFKLLFGHENCFETS; encoded by the coding sequence ATGGGGGGAAGGCTTAACATTCCGCCGGAGGTTTTCATGGTTCGACCCGACGGAACAGGGAGAACTATGATTCACTCAGGCGCGCCGTTCACGATCCTTATAAGGCCTGCTTACGATGTATTAGTAGCAGGTTTAGAAGCAGCGTTCTCGGTGATGGGTGAAGCGACCGTGAGGAGGATCCCTAGCGATTTTAAGCCTTTGGAGCCGTGCCACGAGGTGGCGAACCGGCAAGCTTTTACGGGGTTTCCATGGATCACCTTCCATTTCGACAACAATGCCGATCTGAATTTGGATGCGTTGAATGCTTTCTATATGGTGAAGAATGAAGCTGGAAACATCGAGTTTTGCTTTGCAATGATTCCTGACGATAATCCTCATGGTATGACCTCAATCGGAGCGTTCCAACAGACTAATCACCGCTTCATATATGACACAAAAGGATTCAAGCTGTTGTTTGGTCATGAGAATTGTTTTGAGACTTCTTAA